The Streptomyces sp. NBC_00224 genome contains the following window.
ACCCGCTGGGGACGCCCGACGAGTCGCTGACCCTGTACGGGACGCGCCACTGGGCCAAGATGACCGAGAAGGACAAGGGCGAGCTGCGCAGGCACTACGCCTCCTGGCAGTTCAGCCAGTTCCTCCACGGCGAGCAGGGCGCGATGGTGTGCGCGGCGCGGATCGTGGAGTCGGTACCGGACCTGGACGCGAAGTTCTACTCCGCCACCCAGACCATGGACGAGGCCCGGCACGCCGAGATCTACGGCCGGTTGCTGCACGAGAAGATCGGGATGCTCTACCCGGTCAACGACAACCTCCAGGGGCTGCTCGGCGACACCCTGCGCGACTCGCGCTGGGACATGCCCTACCTCGGGATGCAGGTCCTCATCGAGGGCCTCGCGCTCGCCGCGTTCGGCATGATCCGCGACACCACCGACAAGCCGCTGCCCAAACAGATCCTGGCGTACGTGATGCAGGACGAGGCCCGGCATGTGGCGTTCGGGCGGATGGCCCTGCGCGACTACTACAAGCAGCTCAGCGACGCGGAGCTGCGCGAGCGCGAGGAATTCGTCATCGAGGGCTGCTACTTGATGCGCGACCGGCTGCGCGGGGTCGAGGTCCTGGAGAACTTCGGCATCTCCAAGGCGGAGGCCGAGGAGTTCTCGGAGCAGAACGAGTTCCTGCACCTGTTCCGCAAGCTGCTGTTCAGCCGCATCGTCCCCTGCGTCAAGGACATCGGCCTGTGGGGCAAGCGCCTCCAGCAGGCGTACGTGGACATGGGCGTCCTCGAACTCGGCGACTCCAA
Protein-coding sequences here:
- a CDS encoding ferritin-like domain-containing protein; translated protein: MSTHDLYVNGPQDPLWEVPASGAARFSWDYDDGRERLLALYQKGKDKQWDSAKRIDWDIEVDPYDPLGTPDESLTLYGTRHWAKMTEKDKGELRRHYASWQFSQFLHGEQGAMVCAARIVESVPDLDAKFYSATQTMDEARHAEIYGRLLHEKIGMLYPVNDNLQGLLGDTLRDSRWDMPYLGMQVLIEGLALAAFGMIRDTTDKPLPKQILAYVMQDEARHVAFGRMALRDYYKQLSDAELREREEFVIEGCYLMRDRLRGVEVLENFGISKAEAEEFSEQNEFLHLFRKLLFSRIVPCVKDIGLWGKRLQQAYVDMGVLELGDSNLDLLMAEDEEIAEQLDRDRFALEETARVAEVAEMITEGAAG